A section of the Spirosoma pollinicola genome encodes:
- a CDS encoding phosphotransferase enzyme family protein translates to MSTFPVTSSILSKTHLAQFLQRAYNLSPTATCQLVKAGVNHSYLVTGGLTKAIFRVYSLNWRTETDIGEEIKLLTLLQENGLPVSYTLADAAGKYIQEIAAPEGKRFGVLFSFAEGEKLLTFSADLHYKLGQIMARFHQLTHNLTLDRVTYTPQRLLVDSLKQLALFLPANTPEMRFMLDTQRYLLAEFAGIDLTKTRQGVVHLDIWFDNLNIDKDGQITLFDFDFCGNGMQCLDIAYYILQIHSTETDENEFRQKKESFLAGYESITKISDEEKRLLPMLGLSVYFFYLGVQMQRFDDWSNTFLNELYLKRFINLRVKRWADFNKLNAK, encoded by the coding sequence ATGTCCACCTTCCCGGTAACCTCATCCATTTTATCGAAAACACACCTCGCTCAATTTCTACAGCGTGCATATAACTTATCGCCAACGGCAACGTGCCAGTTAGTAAAAGCCGGTGTAAACCATTCGTATCTGGTTACCGGTGGATTGACGAAGGCGATCTTTCGGGTGTACAGCCTGAACTGGCGAACGGAAACCGACATTGGCGAAGAAATAAAACTATTAACGCTGCTACAAGAAAACGGTCTGCCTGTTTCCTATACCTTGGCCGACGCAGCGGGGAAGTATATTCAGGAAATAGCCGCGCCCGAGGGCAAGCGATTTGGCGTTCTGTTCTCGTTTGCCGAAGGCGAAAAACTGTTGACCTTCTCCGCTGATCTCCATTATAAACTTGGGCAGATTATGGCGCGGTTTCATCAGCTCACGCATAACCTGACACTAGACCGCGTAACATACACGCCCCAACGTTTACTGGTTGATTCTCTGAAGCAGTTGGCGTTATTTCTTCCAGCGAATACGCCCGAAATGCGATTTATGTTGGATACCCAACGATACCTGTTAGCTGAGTTTGCGGGTATCGATTTAACGAAAACACGGCAGGGAGTGGTGCATTTAGACATCTGGTTCGATAACCTCAATATTGACAAAGACGGGCAGATAACCCTCTTCGATTTTGATTTCTGCGGGAATGGCATGCAGTGTCTCGACATTGCGTATTACATTTTGCAGATTCATAGTACAGAAACCGACGAGAATGAATTCAGGCAAAAGAAAGAAAGTTTTCTGGCTGGATACGAGTCGATTACCAAAATCAGCGATGAAGAAAAAAGACTGTTGCCCATGTTAGGGTTGAGTGTGTATTTCTTTTATTTGGGCGTTCAAATGCAGCGATTTGACGATTGGTCGAATACGTTTCTGAATGAGCTGTACTTGAAACGGTTTATTAATCTGCGCGTAAAACGCTGGGCCGATTTTAATAAACTGAATGCAAAATGA
- a CDS encoding AbiU2 domain-containing protein, whose translation MLELQEIKAFLEDQSNLIIDLNISAKNMNRLFIDKYEFEGKIKEHGFFQHHIYQLKFISVIQLSKLFSPKKNEKRSFHRLCNKLETSEYGASLKELFESNQDKLTEEVKGKSEVVGLVVEVRSLLSSHNELINRVIALRDQVYAHIDKKSKTQYITMDEIEILVELANKVYNLIRLRIFFWQTRFEHIEDWSIDYVLLSMSENKKRDIEKIRLKKGLDL comes from the coding sequence ATGTTAGAACTTCAGGAGATCAAAGCATTTTTAGAAGATCAAAGTAATTTAATAATTGATCTAAATATTTCTGCCAAAAATATGAATAGACTATTCATTGATAAATACGAATTTGAGGGAAAAATTAAAGAACATGGTTTTTTTCAACATCATATATATCAATTAAAGTTTATATCTGTTATTCAGCTTTCTAAACTGTTCAGTCCTAAGAAAAACGAAAAAAGGAGCTTTCATAGACTATGCAATAAGTTAGAAACATCAGAATATGGAGCTAGTTTGAAAGAACTATTTGAAAGCAACCAAGATAAATTAACTGAAGAGGTGAAGGGGAAATCTGAAGTTGTAGGCTTAGTTGTTGAAGTTAGAAGCCTATTAAGCTCTCATAATGAATTGATTAATAGAGTCATTGCATTGAGGGACCAAGTTTACGCACACATAGACAAAAAATCCAAAACTCAATATATTACAATGGATGAAATTGAAATATTAGTTGAACTTGCTAATAAAGTTTATAATTTGATCCGGTTGAGAATATTTTTCTGGCAGACTAGATTTGAGCATATTGAGGATTGGAGCATAGATTATGTACTATTGTCAATGTCAGAGAATAAGAAGAGAGATATTGAAAAAATCCGACTAAAGAAAGGGCTTGATTTATAA
- a CDS encoding sugar phosphate isomerase/epimerase family protein — protein MKTMKGPGIFLAQFLGDTAPFNSLETIAKYMADLGYKGIQIPTWDSRLIDLKQASESLTYCDELKGKLKDIGVEITELATHLQGQLVAVHPAYGPMFDGFGPAELAGKPKDQQAWAVDQLMMTAKASKNLGLVASPTFSGALLWPFVYPWPQRPAGLVETGFKELADRWLPILNAYDEAGVDLAYELHPGEDLHDGITFEMFLEKVGNHPRAGINYDPSHFVLQQLDYLQFIDFYHERIFAYHVKDAEFNPTGKQGVYGGYQGWVERAGRFRSLGDGQVDFAGIFSKLAQYDYDRWAVLEWECAIKHPEQGAAEGAPFISDHIIRVTERAFDDFAGTGADDAFNKKVLGL, from the coding sequence ATGAAAACAATGAAAGGTCCGGGCATTTTCCTTGCCCAGTTTCTGGGCGATACGGCCCCATTTAATTCGCTTGAAACGATTGCCAAATACATGGCCGATCTGGGCTACAAAGGTATCCAGATTCCAACCTGGGACTCCCGTTTGATCGACCTGAAGCAAGCGTCTGAAAGCCTGACGTATTGCGACGAGCTAAAAGGCAAACTTAAGGATATCGGCGTTGAAATCACCGAACTTGCCACGCACCTGCAAGGGCAACTCGTAGCCGTTCACCCTGCGTATGGCCCCATGTTCGATGGCTTCGGTCCGGCCGAGTTGGCGGGTAAGCCAAAAGATCAACAAGCCTGGGCTGTTGATCAGTTGATGATGACCGCCAAAGCCAGCAAGAACCTTGGTCTGGTAGCCAGTCCAACCTTTTCGGGCGCTTTGTTATGGCCATTCGTTTACCCCTGGCCGCAACGCCCGGCGGGTCTGGTCGAGACAGGATTCAAAGAACTTGCCGACCGTTGGTTGCCGATCCTGAATGCCTACGACGAAGCGGGTGTCGATCTTGCCTATGAGCTTCACCCTGGCGAAGATCTGCACGATGGTATCACCTTCGAGATGTTCCTCGAAAAAGTGGGCAATCACCCCCGTGCCGGTATCAACTACGATCCGAGCCATTTTGTGCTGCAACAGCTTGACTACCTGCAATTCATTGACTTCTACCACGAGCGTATTTTCGCCTACCATGTGAAAGATGCCGAGTTTAACCCAACGGGTAAGCAGGGTGTATATGGCGGGTATCAGGGTTGGGTTGAGCGGGCTGGCCGATTCCGTTCGCTGGGCGATGGTCAGGTAGATTTTGCTGGTATCTTCTCTAAACTAGCGCAGTACGACTACGACCGCTGGGCTGTTCTGGAATGGGAATGTGCCATCAAACACCCGGAGCAGGGAGCCGCCGAAGGAGCACCGTTTATTTCGGATCACATCATCCGCGTTACCGAACGGGCATTCGACGACTTCGCCGGAACTGGTGCTGATGATGCTTTCAATAAGAAAGTATTGGGATTATAA
- a CDS encoding four helix bundle protein, with protein MDQEGDLVSEAWVDYSAHSKGQFLDDLEKRLKVFMLRCVKVCRTLPKDYDAQHFGHQLIRSSSSAAANFRAVRRGRSQKEYFAKLSIVLEELDESLFWLETFVFTEIIPEHRLQELMDEGYQILKILAKSRKTASD; from the coding sequence ATGGATCAGGAAGGAGACTTAGTGAGTGAGGCTTGGGTAGATTATTCTGCTCACTCAAAAGGCCAATTTCTGGATGACCTTGAAAAAAGGCTTAAAGTGTTTATGCTTCGATGTGTTAAGGTCTGCCGGACTCTTCCTAAGGATTATGATGCGCAGCACTTTGGCCATCAGCTTATTCGCTCCTCTTCATCGGCTGCGGCTAATTTTAGAGCTGTTCGTCGGGGTAGAAGCCAAAAAGAATACTTTGCTAAACTCAGTATTGTACTCGAAGAATTAGATGAATCTCTTTTCTGGCTGGAAACCTTTGTATTCACTGAAATTATTCCCGAGCATCGCTTACAAGAATTAATGGATGAGGGTTATCAAATACTGAAAATTTTAGCCAAATCAAGAAAAACAGCGAGCGACTGA
- a CDS encoding Gfo/Idh/MocA family protein → MQKINIGVVGTGFIGPAHIEALRRLPNTNVLALCEVTPELARQKADQLGIERSCTFDELLAMEDIKVVHICTPNFLHFSQSKAALLAGKHVVCEKPLAKDLHEAKELVELAAQTGLVNAVHFNLRYYPLVRQMKVMREQDALGDVYSVIGSYLQDWLFYDTDYNWRLEPDKSGDSRAIADIGSHLMDSLEYITGLKTVAVMADFNTIHKLRKKPLKPVETYSGKMLQPEDYADVPINTEDHANVLLRFDNGNRGVITVSQVSAGRKNQMKLEIAGSKKTFAWNSEAPNEMWIGNRDGANESFMRDPSLAHPEARSVISFPGGHNEGFPDTSKQLFKEVYDAIAAGKQPEKPTYPTFADGYRELLICEKILESNRKQGWVEI, encoded by the coding sequence ATGCAAAAAATCAATATCGGTGTCGTTGGCACTGGATTCATCGGGCCCGCGCACATCGAAGCCCTGCGTCGCCTTCCTAACACAAATGTCCTTGCCCTTTGTGAAGTAACACCCGAACTGGCTCGTCAGAAAGCCGATCAGCTTGGTATCGAACGGTCCTGTACGTTCGATGAACTGCTGGCGATGGAAGACATTAAGGTCGTACACATCTGTACACCCAACTTCCTCCACTTCTCGCAGTCGAAGGCGGCTTTGCTGGCCGGTAAGCACGTTGTGTGCGAAAAGCCTTTAGCCAAAGATTTGCACGAAGCCAAAGAACTGGTTGAACTGGCCGCCCAAACGGGTCTGGTCAATGCGGTGCATTTCAACCTGCGCTATTACCCGCTGGTTCGTCAGATGAAGGTCATGCGCGAGCAGGATGCTTTGGGCGATGTGTACTCAGTAATTGGTTCCTATCTACAGGATTGGCTGTTTTATGATACGGATTACAACTGGCGTCTGGAACCCGATAAATCGGGCGATTCGCGGGCTATTGCCGATATCGGCTCTCACCTGATGGACAGCCTCGAATACATCACGGGCCTGAAAACCGTTGCTGTAATGGCCGACTTCAACACGATTCACAAGTTACGGAAGAAGCCGCTCAAGCCCGTTGAAACGTATTCGGGTAAGATGCTGCAACCCGAAGACTACGCCGATGTTCCCATTAATACCGAAGATCATGCCAACGTGTTGCTGCGGTTCGACAACGGAAACCGGGGTGTTATCACAGTATCGCAGGTATCGGCAGGTCGGAAAAACCAGATGAAACTGGAAATTGCCGGTTCGAAGAAAACGTTTGCCTGGAATTCCGAAGCCCCCAACGAAATGTGGATCGGTAACCGCGACGGTGCCAACGAATCGTTCATGCGTGACCCATCGCTGGCTCACCCCGAAGCCCGCTCGGTAATTAGTTTTCCCGGTGGCCACAACGAAGGTTTCCCTGACACATCGAAGCAGTTGTTCAAAGAAGTATATGACGCCATTGCTGCCGGAAAACAACCCGAGAAACCAACGTACCCAACCTTCGCCGACGGCTACCGCGAATTGCTTATCTGCGAAAAAATCCTCGAATCCAACCGCAAACAGGGGTGGGTGGAGATTTAA
- a CDS encoding Gfo/Idh/MocA family protein: MGMVGGGLDAFIGAVHRRAAGFDGEIELVCGCFSSSPDKSKATGHALYLPEDRVYASFQEMIEREKTLPEGERMDFLTIVTPNHMHFPPAKMALENGFHVMCDKPMTLNLAEAKELAGIVEKSGLVFGLTHNYTGYPMVKEARDMVRNGKLGKIRKVVVEYPQGWLSKDEEHNDYKQAIWRTDPARSGAAGCMGDIGTHAENLAEYVTGLKIDELCADLTAFVPGRQLDDDGNVLLRFDNGAKGVLHASQVANGEENSLKIYVWGELGGLEWHQMEPNTLKYKTQEGQRIIRPNVGTLSASASAHWRLPAGHPEGFFEAFANLYRNFAYAVKANMEGRDPDPIYDFPKAADGVRGLAFIDTVIASSQDDSKKWTKFVQ; the protein is encoded by the coding sequence ATGGGTATGGTTGGCGGAGGCCTCGATGCTTTCATTGGTGCTGTTCACCGCCGAGCCGCTGGTTTCGATGGTGAAATCGAATTGGTCTGTGGCTGCTTCAGTTCATCGCCCGATAAATCGAAAGCAACTGGCCACGCCCTGTATTTACCCGAAGATAGGGTCTACGCTTCGTTTCAGGAGATGATTGAGCGGGAAAAAACACTGCCTGAAGGCGAACGCATGGACTTCCTGACAATCGTTACGCCGAATCACATGCACTTTCCGCCGGCTAAAATGGCGCTCGAAAATGGCTTTCACGTGATGTGCGACAAGCCCATGACATTGAACTTGGCCGAAGCCAAAGAACTGGCAGGCATAGTCGAAAAATCGGGATTGGTGTTTGGACTCACGCACAATTACACCGGTTACCCGATGGTGAAAGAAGCCCGCGATATGGTTCGGAATGGCAAACTCGGTAAAATTCGGAAAGTTGTCGTTGAGTACCCGCAGGGCTGGCTCTCGAAGGATGAAGAACATAACGACTACAAACAGGCCATCTGGCGTACTGATCCGGCCAGATCAGGGGCAGCCGGTTGCATGGGCGACATTGGTACCCACGCCGAAAATCTTGCCGAGTATGTTACAGGCCTGAAAATTGACGAGCTCTGTGCCGACCTAACGGCATTTGTGCCGGGCCGCCAACTTGACGACGATGGTAACGTGCTGTTGCGTTTCGATAACGGGGCTAAAGGTGTTTTGCACGCCAGCCAGGTTGCCAATGGTGAAGAAAACTCGCTGAAAATTTACGTCTGGGGCGAACTGGGCGGTTTGGAATGGCACCAGATGGAGCCTAATACCCTGAAATATAAAACCCAGGAAGGCCAACGGATTATCCGGCCAAACGTGGGCACACTGTCGGCATCGGCATCGGCTCACTGGCGATTGCCCGCTGGTCATCCCGAAGGATTCTTTGAAGCCTTCGCCAATCTGTATCGCAATTTTGCTTACGCAGTAAAAGCCAATATGGAAGGCCGCGATCCTGACCCTATTTACGATTTCCCCAAAGCCGCCGATGGCGTTCGTGGTCTGGCCTTTATCGACACCGTCATTGCGTCGAGCCAGGATGATTCTAAAAAGTGGACTAAGTTTGTACAGTAA
- a CDS encoding MFS transporter, with protein MNQTVNPSRLFLASCLAIITTAFSFSIRAGILPQLATDFGLTAEQLGFINSMFFFGFPISMVIGGIVYHSVGPKIIMQVAVVAHTLGILMTIYAGGYIGLLFSTFFIGFGNGCTEAACNPMIADMYPSNKLNKMFGRFHMWFPGGIVIGSLISKFMTSAGFSWQAQIWVLMLPTVVYAFLFFGQAFPRPKVEGVTSLAKNFQAMLTPLYAVLFFCMALTAITEFGPNQWVAVVLSSSGADAMLVLALTFGVMTIGRLFNGPVVAQFGQTGVLLGGAILATIGIYMFSTVTGPIAYVAAVIFGLGVCFNWPTMIGFVAQRVPLSGALGMSIVGGVGMLSTSIFQPFIGRWIDENHTEKAAAGLTGSALELATGQATLATMMTFPIILIFAFTALFFWMRNRKSGPIDETVVMEQPQL; from the coding sequence ATGAATCAAACTGTAAATCCCTCGCGCCTGTTTTTGGCTAGTTGCTTAGCCATTATAACAACGGCCTTCTCGTTTAGTATCAGGGCCGGTATCCTCCCTCAATTGGCCACTGACTTTGGTCTAACTGCCGAGCAGTTAGGGTTCATCAACTCGATGTTCTTTTTTGGTTTCCCTATTTCTATGGTCATTGGCGGCATCGTGTATCACTCGGTTGGCCCCAAAATCATTATGCAGGTAGCCGTTGTAGCGCACACGCTGGGAATTTTGATGACTATTTATGCGGGTGGCTACATAGGCCTGTTATTCTCGACATTCTTCATTGGCTTCGGTAATGGCTGTACAGAAGCGGCCTGTAACCCAATGATTGCCGACATGTACCCCAGCAACAAGCTGAACAAAATGTTTGGCCGGTTTCACATGTGGTTTCCCGGAGGCATTGTTATTGGTAGTCTGATATCTAAATTTATGACCAGTGCAGGCTTCTCCTGGCAGGCTCAAATCTGGGTCCTTATGCTTCCAACGGTAGTGTATGCATTCCTGTTTTTCGGTCAGGCTTTCCCAAGACCAAAGGTAGAAGGCGTTACATCGTTAGCGAAAAACTTCCAGGCTATGCTAACCCCTTTATACGCGGTTCTGTTCTTCTGCATGGCCCTTACAGCCATCACCGAATTCGGACCTAACCAGTGGGTAGCCGTTGTCTTGAGCAGTAGCGGAGCAGATGCCATGCTTGTTTTAGCCTTGACATTCGGCGTAATGACGATTGGACGGCTTTTCAACGGTCCGGTTGTTGCACAATTCGGTCAGACGGGTGTTTTACTTGGCGGGGCAATTTTAGCTACCATCGGTATTTATATGTTCAGTACCGTTACCGGCCCAATCGCCTATGTAGCCGCTGTTATATTTGGCCTCGGCGTATGTTTCAACTGGCCAACCATGATTGGGTTCGTGGCTCAGCGGGTTCCTTTGAGTGGAGCACTGGGCATGTCGATTGTTGGTGGCGTGGGCATGCTTTCCACGTCTATCTTCCAGCCTTTTATTGGCCGCTGGATTGATGAAAATCACACCGAAAAAGCAGCGGCAGGTCTTACTGGCTCAGCCCTGGAATTGGCAACCGGACAAGCAACGCTGGCCACGATGATGACATTCCCGATTATTCTGATCTTTGCCTTCACCGCCCTGTTTTTCTGGATGCGTAATCGCAAATCAGGCCCTATCGATGAAACGGTTGTAATGGAACAGCCACAGTTATAG
- a CDS encoding DUF1800 domain-containing protein, protein MALLDAYITPLTAYQVAHLLRRATFGPTSDQLKNLTGQTAAQIVAKLLTDQPAPAPPLDPATSKPFIDQPFDSVNTAKLNVYVKMWWGNLMLNQSVSLLEKMTLFWSNHFVTNSLTVKDYRYMYRYNTLLRQYALGNFKSFAVAITQDPAMLRFLNGDQNIVGTANENYGRELQELFTIGRNGGYTEDDVRSAAKVLTGWVDTGYRDTTNAAISSSFKSTRHDTTDKTFSATYQNTVIKGRSGATAGLDELNDLLAMILRQAETSRNICRKLYRWFINADIPEAVETNFIQPLAELFHKSNFDIKPVLNALFQSQHFFDQSLRGAVIKSPTDLVVGTLRFWGVQAPAPTQNISGYYQIGNYIYARVLEQQQDLLNPPTVFGWTAYYQTGYYQQWINSNTLGLRGYFGDALTTNALKLTGKPVIDILTYVKTLSDPSDAAKLVNDLTTQLLALPLDQTQKDFLTDTILLNSIPRYEWTSEWNDYANASTDDAKKQAVQIKLTALLQYIFRMAEYQVI, encoded by the coding sequence GTGGCTTTACTCGATGCGTACATAACGCCCCTGACAGCGTATCAGGTTGCTCATTTGCTTAGGCGGGCTACGTTTGGCCCTACATCCGATCAACTTAAAAATCTGACGGGGCAGACGGCCGCCCAGATTGTTGCGAAGCTTTTAACCGATCAACCAGCGCCTGCTCCTCCACTCGATCCAGCAACGAGCAAACCGTTTATTGATCAGCCCTTCGATTCGGTTAATACCGCCAAATTAAACGTTTATGTTAAAATGTGGTGGGGTAATTTGATGCTCAATCAATCGGTGTCACTGCTCGAAAAAATGACCCTTTTCTGGTCTAACCATTTTGTAACAAACAGTCTTACTGTTAAAGATTATCGATACATGTATCGGTATAATACTTTACTTCGGCAGTATGCATTGGGCAATTTCAAATCTTTCGCCGTGGCGATTACGCAGGACCCGGCCATGCTGCGATTTCTGAATGGCGATCAGAATATAGTTGGAACAGCCAACGAAAATTACGGCCGTGAGTTACAGGAACTTTTCACAATTGGCCGAAACGGTGGGTACACGGAAGACGATGTCAGGTCTGCCGCTAAAGTTCTTACTGGCTGGGTTGATACAGGCTATCGTGACACAACGAATGCCGCCATCAGTAGTTCATTTAAGTCAACACGGCATGATACAACTGACAAAACTTTCTCGGCTACTTATCAAAACACTGTTATTAAAGGACGATCAGGAGCCACAGCCGGTTTGGATGAGTTGAACGATTTACTGGCCATGATTCTTCGACAGGCCGAAACATCCCGCAATATCTGCCGGAAACTTTACCGCTGGTTTATCAATGCCGATATTCCGGAGGCTGTTGAAACAAACTTTATTCAGCCGCTTGCTGAGTTATTCCACAAAAGTAATTTCGACATAAAACCAGTCCTGAATGCGCTTTTTCAGAGCCAGCATTTCTTCGATCAGTCTTTGCGAGGAGCCGTTATCAAATCGCCAACCGATTTAGTTGTCGGCACGTTACGCTTCTGGGGGGTGCAAGCCCCGGCGCCAACCCAAAACATAAGTGGTTATTATCAGATTGGAAATTATATCTACGCCCGCGTGCTGGAACAGCAACAGGATTTGCTAAACCCGCCTACCGTATTTGGCTGGACGGCTTATTATCAAACAGGCTATTATCAACAGTGGATCAATTCCAATACGCTGGGACTACGCGGCTACTTCGGCGATGCGCTCACGACCAATGCCTTAAAGTTAACTGGCAAACCCGTTATTGATATACTGACGTATGTTAAGACGCTCTCCGATCCAAGTGATGCAGCCAAACTGGTAAATGACTTAACGACTCAATTGCTGGCCCTTCCGCTTGATCAAACCCAGAAAGATTTTTTGACGGATACTATTCTACTCAATTCCATTCCGCGTTATGAGTGGACCAGCGAATGGAATGACTATGCAAATGCGTCAACCGATGATGCTAAGAAGCAGGCCGTTCAGATTAAGTTGACGGCTCTTTTGCAATACATTTTTCGCATGGCCGAATATCAGGTAATTTAG
- a CDS encoding DUF1501 domain-containing protein translates to MKRRHFLYYAASSLALPVLVDGFGAKAFARPSSFVQALIKLADQTDRVLVIIQLQGGNDGLNMVLPLDQMSVYTAPNFRGNIAIPEAKALRLKNFAGTGLHPAMTGMQQLFNDGKLSIVQGVSYPTPNFSHFRASDIWMTAVDSTQTATSGWAGRYLDTQFPGFPNNYPTDKAPDPPAIQIGYVTATSLIGSTDSMAIVLQGPDAFARLVGDAPNNPVTTQAGYAGQQIDYIRQQQASSVSYAGQIKTAAGKGKNLATYPTTNSLAAQLKIIARLISGGLQTKVYYVTLGGFDNHANQVDAIDTTTGTHATLLRTLSDAIFAFQTDLAQLKLEDRVVGMTFSEFGRRAISNGSRGTDHGTSAPMFVFGTAIKSPMVGKNPNLSDLDNNNLKMQTDFRQVYAAILTDWFGTEATTETATLFRDFPLAPVFRQTVTAVEPLAADARLYPNPASSEVIFESDWLYKGVKSVQVSDMQGRFISLNSSQPTAGLVRFNVSSLPVGSYVLQVETGQGLLTKRLVVAR, encoded by the coding sequence ATGAAACGTCGTCATTTTCTATACTATGCAGCATCGTCGCTGGCTCTGCCAGTTCTGGTTGACGGATTTGGAGCAAAAGCCTTTGCCCGTCCGTCGTCCTTTGTACAGGCACTCATAAAACTGGCCGATCAAACCGACCGGGTGCTGGTAATCATTCAGTTGCAGGGGGGTAATGATGGGTTGAACATGGTATTACCGCTCGACCAGATGAGTGTATATACAGCGCCGAATTTTCGGGGTAACATTGCCATTCCAGAGGCCAAAGCCCTTCGACTCAAGAATTTTGCCGGAACGGGCCTGCACCCTGCCATGACAGGCATGCAGCAACTATTCAACGATGGCAAGTTGAGTATTGTGCAGGGGGTATCCTATCCAACGCCTAATTTTTCACACTTCCGAGCCAGCGACATCTGGATGACGGCCGTCGATTCCACGCAGACAGCAACTTCAGGCTGGGCTGGCCGCTACCTCGATACACAATTTCCCGGCTTCCCTAACAATTACCCAACCGACAAAGCACCCGATCCACCTGCCATTCAGATTGGGTATGTAACGGCAACGTCATTGATTGGGTCAACAGATTCGATGGCTATTGTTTTGCAGGGACCAGACGCCTTTGCCCGACTGGTGGGCGATGCACCCAACAATCCTGTTACTACTCAGGCAGGTTATGCCGGTCAGCAAATTGACTACATCCGGCAGCAGCAGGCTAGTTCGGTGAGCTATGCCGGGCAAATTAAAACGGCGGCTGGTAAAGGCAAAAACCTGGCGACCTACCCGACGACTAACTCACTGGCGGCCCAGCTTAAAATCATTGCCCGGCTCATTAGTGGCGGTTTGCAAACGAAAGTGTATTACGTTACACTGGGCGGGTTCGACAACCATGCTAACCAGGTCGACGCAATCGATACCACAACGGGTACACATGCCACCTTGCTTCGAACTTTATCGGATGCCATTTTTGCTTTTCAAACCGATTTAGCTCAATTAAAACTGGAAGATCGGGTTGTGGGTATGACATTTTCGGAATTTGGTCGACGGGCAATTTCAAACGGTAGCCGGGGTACAGATCATGGCACCTCGGCGCCGATGTTTGTCTTTGGAACAGCGATTAAATCACCGATGGTGGGCAAAAACCCAAACCTGAGCGATTTAGATAACAACAACCTGAAAATGCAGACCGATTTCCGGCAGGTATATGCAGCTATCCTGACAGACTGGTTCGGCACTGAAGCAACTACAGAAACGGCAACACTTTTTCGGGACTTTCCTCTGGCACCAGTATTTCGACAAACTGTTACGGCTGTAGAACCACTGGCAGCAGATGCCCGACTTTATCCCAACCCGGCTTCCAGTGAAGTGATTTTTGAATCGGACTGGCTTTACAAAGGCGTAAAATCAGTACAGGTTTCGGATATGCAAGGCCGGTTTATATCCTTAAATTCCTCACAGCCAACGGCGGGCTTGGTTCGGTTCAATGTCAGCAGCTTACCGGTTGGCAGCTACGTGTTACAAGTTGAAACCGGCCAGGGGTTGCTTACAAAGCGACTGGTAGTAGCACGGTGA
- a CDS encoding LEA type 2 family protein — protein sequence MKKGGLIVLMLLLIGIGGAYIWYKNTKDKRVADGGAYDNTLKPRLEMTRFAITDIGVDTIRMDLYMLIDNPLPVGFKSPSMDYTFYIANTPVMVDAYKKSIEVKSGDSTLIVLPAKLIYKKLTKVLETLERKDIDSTSYKMRAKFALDIPILGEKTFVTTVDKRMPTLYLPKIKIDDIDFGKLGLKRTDVAAKVSITNKNKMPFNITDAHYTVIIDGKEIADGEQREPILIKANSTTPVVFPVTARPGKTLSVLPKMLFDKKDTPYQVKFRCKLIDKKGNSSFADSKFISTITGTLDDFKKLKK from the coding sequence ATGAAAAAGGGAGGATTAATAGTACTTATGCTGTTACTGATTGGCATCGGTGGCGCCTACATTTGGTATAAAAATACAAAAGATAAGCGGGTAGCCGATGGCGGAGCATATGACAACACATTGAAGCCCCGTCTGGAGATGACCCGCTTTGCCATTACTGACATTGGGGTAGATACGATTCGGATGGACCTGTATATGCTCATTGATAATCCATTACCAGTCGGGTTTAAATCGCCTAGTATGGACTATACGTTTTACATTGCCAATACTCCCGTGATGGTCGATGCATACAAAAAATCAATTGAGGTGAAGTCCGGCGACAGTACGCTGATTGTGTTGCCGGCTAAACTGATCTATAAAAAATTGACTAAAGTGCTCGAAACCCTTGAGCGCAAGGATATCGACAGCACCAGCTACAAAATGCGGGCAAAGTTTGCACTTGACATTCCTATTCTGGGTGAGAAAACATTCGTGACGACCGTCGACAAGCGAATGCCCACACTTTATCTTCCGAAAATTAAGATTGATGACATCGACTTTGGCAAACTGGGCCTGAAACGAACCGACGTGGCGGCAAAAGTGAGCATTACAAACAAGAATAAGATGCCATTCAACATAACCGATGCCCACTATACGGTTATCATTGATGGAAAGGAAATTGCCGATGGTGAACAAAGAGAGCCAATTCTGATAAAAGCGAATAGCACGACCCCGGTTGTGTTTCCGGTAACGGCCCGGCCCGGTAAAACCCTGAGTGTATTGCCTAAAATGCTGTTCGATAAGAAGGATACACCGTATCAGGTTAAGTTTCGGTGTAAGCTCATCGATAAAAAAGGTAATTCATCGTTTGCCGATAGTAAATTCATTTCAACTATTACGGGGACGCTGGATGATTTCAAGAAGTTGAAAAAGTAA